One genomic window of Microtus ochrogaster isolate Prairie Vole_2 unplaced genomic scaffold, MicOch1.0 UNK41, whole genome shotgun sequence includes the following:
- the Atg16l2 gene encoding autophagy-related protein 16-2 isoform X5 — MAYQVVKKSAALETLQSQLEERQGRLEALQACVVQLRETRAQQVRQLEERQAENAAQREAYETLLKQAAHQEAALRRLQEEARDLLEWLVQRKACAAAECNLRNERRERANQARVSQELKRAAKRTVSVNEIPDALEGGTRGETVPLAPAVPELLERETCEKWKRPFRSASATSLTLSRCVDVVKGLLDFKKRRGHSVGGAPEQRYQSIPVCVSARIPTQAQDVLDAHLSEVNAVCFGPNSSLLATGGADQLIHLWNVVGGRLEANQTLRGAGGSITSVDFDPSGSQVLAATYNQAAQLWKVGETQSKETLSGHKDKVTAAKFKLTRHQAVTGSRDRTVKEWDLGRAYCEPQSHLPPPSHGALHYSAAMALGFMPFPFSVPHCCALPAFLATVVFRGSRTINVLSYCNDVVCGDHIIISGHNDQKIRFWDSRGPHCIQVIPVQGRVTSLSLSHDQLQLLSCSRDNTLKVIDLRLSNIRQVFRADGFKCSSDWTKAVFSPDRSYALAGSSNGALYIWDVDTGKLESSLEGPHCAAVNAVAWCFSGNHVVSVDQGRKVVLWH; from the exons ATGGCCTACCAGGTGGTGAAAAAGAGTGCAGCCCTAGAAACCCTGCAGTCACAGCTGGAAGAGCGGCAGGGCAG GCTAGAAGCCCTGCAGGCCTGCGTTGTACAGCTACGGGAGACGCGGGCACAGCAGGTCCGGCAGCTGGAAGAACGGCAGGCAGAGAACGCGGCTCAGAGAGAAGCCTACGAGACGCTACTCAAGCAAGCAGCGCACCAGGAGGCCGCTCTGCGCAGGCTCCAGGAAGAGGCACGGGACCTGTTGGAGTGGCTAGTACAGCGGAAAGCATGCGCGGCCGCTGAATGCAATCTGCGTAATGAGCGCCGAGAGAG GGCCAACCAAGCTCGGGTGTCCCAGGAGCTGAAGAGAGCAGCTAAGCGGACTGTGAGCGTCAATGA GATCCCAGACGCTCTGGAAGGTGGGACCAGGGGGGAGACTGTGCCTCTAGCTCCTGCTGTGCCTGAGCTCCTGGAGAGAGAGACTTGTGAGAAATGGAAGAGGCCTTTCAG GTCTGCCTCGGCCACCTCTCTGACACTGTCCCGCTGTGTGGATGTGGTGAAGGGGCTGCTGga TTTCAAGAAGAGGAGAGGGCACTCAGTTGGGGGTGCACCTGAGCAGCGGTACCAAagcatccctgtgtgtgtgtctgcccggaTTCCTACCCAGGCTCAGGATGTCTTG gatGCCCATCTCTCTGAGGTCAATGCTGTTTGCTTTGGCCCTAACAGCAGCCTCCTGGCCACTGGAGGGGCTGACCAGCTCATCCACCTCTGGAATGTCGTGGGAG GTCGCCTGGAGGCCAACCAGACCCTCAGAGGAGCTGGTGGCAGCATCACCAGTGTGGATTTTGACCCCTCG GGATCCCAGGTTTTGGCAGCTACTTACAACCAGGCTGCGCAGCTCTGGAAGGTGGGAGAGACCCAGTCCAAG GAAACACTGTCTGGACACAAGGATAAAGTGACAGCTGCCAAATTCAAGCTAACAAGGCACCAGGCAGTGACTGGGAGCCGCGACCGGACAGTGAAGGAATGGGACCTAGGGCGTGCATACTGTGAGCCTCAGTCCCACTTGCCCCCACCTAGTCATGGGGCCTTACATTATTCTGCAGCCATGGCTCTGGGCTTCATgccatttcccttctctgtccctcactGCTGtgctcttcctgctttcttggcCACTGTGGTCTTCAGAG GTTCCAGAACCATCAATGTACTTTCCTACTGTAACGACGTGGTGTGCGGGGACCACATCATCATCAGTGGCCACAATGACCAGAAGATCCGGTTCTGGGACAGCAG GGGCCCCCACTGCATCCAGGTCATCCCTGTACAGGGCCGGGTCACCTCCCTGAGCCTCAGCCATGACCAGCTGCAGCTGCTTAGCTGTTCCCGAGACAATACACTCAAGGTCATCGACCTGCGACTCAGCAACATCCGACAGGTGTTCAG GGCGGATGGCTTCAAATGCAGTTCTGACTGGACCAAAGCTGTGTTCAG CCCTGACAGAAGCTACGCACTGGCAGGCTCCTCAAATGGAGCCTTGTACATCTGGGATGTGGACACCGGGAAACTGGAGAGCAGCCTAGAGGGACCCCACTG cgCTGCTGTCAACGCTGTGGCCTGGTGCTTCTCTGGGAACCATGTTGTGAGTGTGGATCAAGGCAGGAAGGTGGTGCTCTGGCACTAG